Proteins encoded within one genomic window of Aquarana catesbeiana isolate 2022-GZ linkage group LG03, ASM4218655v1, whole genome shotgun sequence:
- the SPAG7 gene encoding sperm-associated antigen 7, giving the protein MADLLSSILSSMERPPQVGDQESRRKAREQAARLKKMQEHEKRQKLEFRKRMEKVVSEFIQDSTQTKKKLQPMGKIERSILHDVVEVAGLTSFSFGEDEESRYVMIFKKEFAPCDEELEAYRKGEEWDPAKAEEKKKLKERAQKEAEADAMRGPSCVNPNTDYKDKYSHLIGKIAAKDAAHTLEANKAYGCVPVANKRDTRSIEEAMNEIRAKKRLKHDDRESAPGTS; this is encoded by the exons atggcggacctGCTCAGCTCTATTCTCAGCTCCATGGAGCGGCCGCCTCAGGTCGGGGACCAGGAGAGTCGGCGGAAGGCCCGAG AGCAAGCTGCCCGCCTCAAGAAGATGCAAGAACATgaaaaaaggcagaagttggagttCAGGAAACGG ATGGAGAAGGTGGTGTCGGAGTTCATTCAGGACAGCACACAGACCAAGAAGAAGCTTCAGCCAATGGGGAAGATTGAGCGCAGCATACT ACATGACGTGGTGGAGGTGGCCGGTCTGACCTCATTTTCCTTTGGAGAGGATGAGGAGAGCAGATACGTGATGATCTTTAAGAAG GAGTTTGCTCCATGTGATGAGGAGCTGGAAGCGTATCGGAAAGGGGAGGAGTGGGACCCGGCAAAGGCGGAGGAGAAGAAGAAATTAAAG GAACGAGCCCAGAAGGAGGCAGAAGCTGATGCTATGAGAGGTCCATCCTGCGTCAACCCCAACACTGACTACAAGGACAAATACAGTCACCTGATCGGGAAGATAGCGGCCAAGGATGCTGCCCACACTCTGGAAGCCAACAAGGCCTACGGCTGCG TTCCCGTCGCGAACAAGCGAGACACGCGCTCCATCGAGGAAGCTATGAATGAAATACGTGCCAAGAAGCGTTTGAAACACGACGATAGAGAATCTGCACCTGGCACCTCCTAA